CTGGCGCTGCGCGGTCGTCCACGCCGACGCACCGGTGCGCCACGCGTCCGCCAGCGGCACTACGTGGTCGATGTCCACATCGGACGTCGCGGTCCAGGTCTCGCCGTCGTACGGGCTGAACCAGCTGCCGGAGGTGGCCGCGCAGTCCGACCCGGTGACGACGTTCGTGCCGTCGCGCTTGAGGACCACCTCGCGGGTGTTGCAGCTGTTGCCCTGGTCGATCCAGTGCGGGAACTTGTCCCGGCTGTAGCCGGTCTGGGAACCGTCGGCCTTGACGGTCAGGGCCGCGAGCTCGGTCTTCGCCGTCGAGGCCGACGGGATGCCCGGCGGGGTGGCGTCGGCGACGCTCACGAGCGTGCCGGAGAGCACGGCGGTGGCCGCGAGAACGGTCAAGGAATGACGAACAGCACGCCTGGTTGGCATTTTGCTGCCTCCGTGTCAGGTGCGGGGACAGCTAACCCTGATACACGGGAGTGGCGAGTGCAACACGTATAGGTGACATGTTGCTGCCCGTTGATGAACGCTGCGTTTCCGCGCGTGCACTCAAGGGTGAAAATCCCAGGTCAGGCCGGACCGCGAACCAGCCGAAGGTCTTGGGTGTGCCGGTACCAGGTCCACTTGTTCACCGCGCGCTCGTGGACGACGTCGTCGCTGACGGGCCGCGTCGGGATGCACCCGATCTGGAACGCGCGCGCGTAGAACGTCGTCGGCCGCTTGAAGATGGTCCCCTTCACGACGCGGACGGCCAGGCCCGGCCCCTCCGGGTCCGGTGTCACCTCGATCGACGACGCCGGCCCGCGCAGTGCCACCTGTTCGTCGGCGTAGGCCACGCCGCGGACCAGCCGCAGCTCCCCGCGCCCGACGAGCACGCCGCCGACGTCGTCGCGGATCAGCGGCACCGGGTCGACCTCGCCGCGCAGGGCCAGCGCGACGGCCTGCAACGGCGTCCTCGGCAGCCCCCAGAGCGCGGCGACCGCCGAGTCCGGCGAAGACGGCACGTACCCGACCGACACGCCCGAAAGCGCGTCCTTCCGCAGCAGGCGCACGACGACCGCGGCCAGGTCAGCGTCCGTGCCCGACACGACCAGGTGATCGTGTTCGCCCAGCAAGGGGTCGATTTCCGCCTTGCCGGGACGGCTGGGGACGCGGATCGACTCGACGTCGTCGACCTCTTCGAAGCCGGCCGCGGCGTCGCCACAGGCCACCACTAGTCCGCGCACCCGCAGGACCTCCGTTACAGTCATGCACCGGCATTTCGTCAGCGCCACCGGTGTCCGTCCGGGACACTTAACCTCAGTCGTCGAACACCTGGAGTGTCACATGCCGGCCATCGTGCTCATCGGTGCCCAATGGGGAGACGAAGGCAAGGGCAAAGCCACCGATCTCATGGGTGACCGCGTCCAGTGGGTCGTCCGCTACCAGGGTGGCAACAACGCCGGTCACACGGTGGTCCTGCCGAACGGCGAGAACTTCGCCCTGCACCTCATCCCGTCCGGCATCCTCACCCCGGGCGTGACGAACGTCATCGGCAACGGCGTGGTGGTCGACCCGGGCGTGCTGCTCGACGAGCTGTCCGGCCTCGAAGCGCGGGACGTCGACACGTCCAAGCTGCTGATCTCGGCCGACGCGCACTTGATCATGCCGTACCACGTGGCCATCGACAAAGTCACCGAGCGGTACCTCGGCAGCCGCAAGATCGGCACCACCGGCCGCGGCATCGGCCCGTGCTACCAGGACAAGATCGCCCGCGTCGGCGTCCGCGTGCAGGACCTGCTCGACGAGAAGATCTTCCGCCAGAAGGTCGAAGCCGCGCTGGAGTTCAAGAACCAGGTGCTGGTGAAGGTCTACAACCGCAAGGCGCTCGACGCGAACCAGGTCGCGGACGAGGTGCTCGCCGCGGGCGAGAAGTTCGCGCACCGCATCGCCGACACGCGCCTGCAGCTCAACCAGGCCCTCGAGCGCGGCGAAACCGTGCTGCTGGAGGGCTCACAGGGCACGCTGCTCGACGTCGACCACGGCACCTACCCGTTCGTGACGTCGTCGAACCCGACGTCCGGCGGCGCGAGCGCGGGCTCCGGCATCGGCCCGGGCCGGATCACCACGGTGCTCGGCATCCTCAAGGCGTACACCACCCGCGTCGGCTCGGGCCCGTTCCCGACCGAGCTGCACGACGAGTCCGGCGAGTACCTGCGCAAGCAGGGCGGCGAGTTCGGCGTCACCACCGGACGTTCGCGGCGCACCGGCTGGTTCGACGCGGTGATCGCGCGCTACGCGGTCCGCGTGAACGGCATCACCGACTACTTCCTCACCAAGCTGGACGTGCTGTCCGGGCTGGAGAAGGTGCCGGTGTGCGTCGGCTACGAGGTCGACGGGTTCCGCACGCAGGACATGCCGATGACGCAGACCGACGTGCACCACGCGATCCCGATCTACGAAGAGCACCCGGGCTGGTTCGAGGACATCTCGGGCTGCCGCACGTTCGAGGAGCTGCCGGCGAACGCGCGCGCGTACGTCGAGCGCCTGGAAGAGCTGTCGGGCGCCCGGATCTCGGCGATCGGCGTCGGCCCGGGCCGCGACCAGACGATCGTGCGGCACGAGTTCGTCTGAGGTTTCAGGTCAGCTTCGTGCTGACCGGCGTCTCGTTGCGGAACAGGTCGAGCACCGGGCAGTGCTCGTCGACCTCGCGCTTGAGGTCTTCGTAGCGCTCCCGGCTCGCCGGGCCTTCCAGCTCGACGGACACGCGCACGTCCCCGAAGCCGGGGCGGGTGTTGAAGGAGAAGCCGAAGAAGCCGTGCAGGTCGAGGT
This genomic window from Amycolatopsis mongoliensis contains:
- a CDS encoding HNH endonuclease family protein, producing MPTRRAVRHSLTVLAATAVLSGTLVSVADATPPGIPSASTAKTELAALTVKADGSQTGYSRDKFPHWIDQGNSCNTREVVLKRDGTNVVTGSDCAATSGSWFSPYDGETWTATSDVDIDHVVPLADAWRTGASAWTTAQRQAFANDLTDPQLIAVTDNVNQEKGDKSPDQWKPPLTSYWCTYAKMWTAVKYKFKLTINTAEKSALTDMLGRC
- a CDS encoding adenylosuccinate synthase, with product MPAIVLIGAQWGDEGKGKATDLMGDRVQWVVRYQGGNNAGHTVVLPNGENFALHLIPSGILTPGVTNVIGNGVVVDPGVLLDELSGLEARDVDTSKLLISADAHLIMPYHVAIDKVTERYLGSRKIGTTGRGIGPCYQDKIARVGVRVQDLLDEKIFRQKVEAALEFKNQVLVKVYNRKALDANQVADEVLAAGEKFAHRIADTRLQLNQALERGETVLLEGSQGTLLDVDHGTYPFVTSSNPTSGGASAGSGIGPGRITTVLGILKAYTTRVGSGPFPTELHDESGEYLRKQGGEFGVTTGRSRRTGWFDAVIARYAVRVNGITDYFLTKLDVLSGLEKVPVCVGYEVDGFRTQDMPMTQTDVHHAIPIYEEHPGWFEDISGCRTFEELPANARAYVERLEELSGARISAIGVGPGRDQTIVRHEFV